One Pseudonocardia abyssalis DNA segment encodes these proteins:
- a CDS encoding DUF350 domain-containing protein, whose product MINPGFFSVIGIGIGAILLYAVLGVILMLLGFYAVDLTTPGKLNVMVREGLPNAVVITAAGMISMALIVVTAIYTSSGFLTEGLIQTAIFGIIGILAQVGAVRLLEWVMGIDIGGVLAADRVLPQSFLISAAHLALGLVVAFAII is encoded by the coding sequence ATGATCAACCCGGGCTTCTTCTCCGTGATCGGCATCGGGATCGGCGCGATCCTGCTCTACGCCGTCCTCGGCGTCATCCTGATGCTGCTCGGCTTCTACGCCGTCGACCTGACGACGCCGGGCAAGCTCAACGTCATGGTCCGCGAGGGCCTGCCGAACGCCGTCGTGATCACCGCCGCCGGCATGATCAGCATGGCGCTGATCGTCGTCACGGCGATCTACACGTCCTCGGGCTTCCTCACCGAGGGCCTGATCCAGACCGCGATCTTCGGCATCATCGGGATCCTCGCCCAGGTCGGGGCCGTCCGGCTGCTGGAGTGGGTCATGGGCATCGACATCGGCGGCGTCCTGGCCGCCGACCGGGTCCTGCCGCAGAGCTTCCTGATCTCCGCCGCTCATCTGGCCCTGGGTCTCGTGGTGGCGTTCGCGATCATCTGA
- a CDS encoding glutathionylspermidine synthase family protein, with protein MRRHRGEPRAGWEDTVREQGMVYGSPGRGQGGVARPYWDESVHYSFSMDEILSLEADVEVLHSMCLEAVDHVVTAERFRDFALPEYAWEGVAASWRRSDPHVYGRFDLRYDGSGPAQMLEYNADTPTTLLEASLLQWHWLKDVHPGDDQWNSLHEKLVERWGELKARLPGDDIYFTWSGADASGEDHVTVGYLQETAAEAGLNTVGLAIEDIGWDAALDRFVDLEEAPMAAVFKLYPWEWVVTDDFGKHVLRSLPETLWVEPLWKTLLSNKALLAVLWEMYPGHPNLLPAFLDQPGLLTEYVRKPRLGREGANVTIVAPGMEHETGGVYGEEGFVYQLFAPLPEFDGFRPALGAWVVGDTAAGLGIRETVGLVTDDGAAFVPHRIPE; from the coding sequence GTGCGACGGCATCGGGGGGAGCCGCGGGCGGGGTGGGAGGACACCGTCCGCGAGCAGGGCATGGTCTACGGATCGCCCGGCCGCGGGCAGGGCGGCGTCGCCCGGCCGTACTGGGACGAGTCCGTGCACTACTCGTTCTCGATGGACGAGATCCTCTCCCTCGAGGCCGACGTCGAGGTGCTGCACTCGATGTGTCTGGAGGCCGTCGACCACGTCGTCACCGCCGAGCGGTTCCGCGACTTCGCGCTCCCCGAGTACGCGTGGGAGGGCGTCGCGGCGTCCTGGAGGCGCAGCGACCCGCACGTCTACGGCCGCTTCGACCTGCGCTACGACGGCTCCGGCCCCGCGCAGATGCTGGAGTACAACGCCGACACCCCCACCACGCTGCTCGAGGCGTCGCTGCTGCAGTGGCACTGGCTCAAGGACGTGCACCCCGGCGACGACCAGTGGAACTCGCTGCACGAGAAGCTCGTCGAGCGCTGGGGTGAGCTGAAGGCGCGGCTGCCCGGCGACGACATCTACTTCACGTGGTCGGGCGCGGACGCCAGCGGCGAGGACCACGTCACCGTCGGCTACCTGCAGGAGACCGCGGCCGAGGCCGGGCTCAACACCGTGGGGCTGGCGATCGAGGACATCGGCTGGGACGCCGCCCTCGACCGGTTCGTCGACCTCGAAGAGGCCCCGATGGCGGCGGTGTTCAAGCTCTACCCGTGGGAGTGGGTCGTCACCGACGACTTCGGCAAGCACGTCCTGCGCAGCCTCCCCGAGACGCTGTGGGTCGAGCCGCTGTGGAAGACGCTGCTGTCGAACAAGGCGCTGCTCGCCGTGCTGTGGGAGATGTACCCCGGCCACCCCAACCTGCTGCCGGCCTTCCTCGACCAGCCCGGCCTGCTCACCGAGTACGTCCGCAAGCCGCGGCTGGGCCGCGAGGGCGCCAACGTCACGATCGTCGCTCCCGGCATGGAGCACGAGACCGGCGGTGTCTACGGCGAGGAGGGCTTCGTCTACCAGCTCTTCGCCCCGCTCCCCGAGTTCGACGGCTTCCGTCCCGCGCTGGGCGCGTGGGTCGTCGGCGACACGGCGGCCGGCCTCGGCATCCGCGAGACCGTCGGGCTGGTCACCGACGACGGCGCGGCGTTCGTCCCCCACCGCATCCCCGAATAG
- a CDS encoding septum formation family protein, whose product MDRTLTAPRPVRDDDAPPHTPSSAPSPGGRAPSPSVHPVRRVVTGVVVGALLMLGAASLDTFAGAEVPVLGTFASVAAPPDEPEIVEVPAPPATPGTCLTWTRPDAVDTALVDCAQPHLFEQAGTVQLADQVALPDDSTWRQLVDERCGPVVMTYLNDVFDPDGRYRVGALKPSPSKWEQGDRELRCGLQSASRSGALYPMSGRVAEGDQAAVQEPGVCLAIDGPRVGDPVACSGPHALETVGIIDMAADFPNGFPAVADQDAYLQPKCNELAAAYAGGPTVVTDKGLTVYWNNISEESWAAGTYRANCNVAALLPDRSGFAPVTGPVTGDVVIGDQLAPPAENTPDAGIPAPSTTTPAAPSSTPPADGSTTPTDGAPASDAPPAEEAPPAEVPVEVPVPLDGT is encoded by the coding sequence ATGGACCGAACCCTCACCGCTCCCCGGCCCGTGCGCGACGACGACGCTCCCCCGCACACCCCGTCGTCCGCGCCCTCGCCGGGTGGACGTGCACCCAGCCCCTCCGTGCACCCCGTGCGGCGCGTCGTCACGGGCGTCGTCGTCGGGGCCCTGCTCATGCTGGGCGCGGCCTCGCTCGACACGTTCGCCGGCGCCGAGGTCCCCGTGCTGGGCACCTTCGCCTCCGTCGCAGCGCCGCCCGACGAGCCCGAGATCGTGGAGGTCCCGGCCCCGCCCGCCACCCCGGGCACGTGCCTGACCTGGACCCGCCCCGACGCCGTCGACACCGCGCTCGTCGACTGCGCCCAGCCGCACCTGTTCGAGCAGGCCGGCACGGTGCAGCTCGCCGACCAGGTCGCGCTGCCGGACGACTCCACCTGGCGCCAGCTCGTCGACGAGCGGTGCGGACCGGTCGTCATGACCTACCTGAACGACGTCTTCGACCCCGACGGCCGCTACCGCGTCGGCGCGCTCAAGCCGTCGCCGTCGAAGTGGGAGCAGGGCGACCGGGAGCTGCGCTGCGGGTTGCAGAGCGCCTCGCGCTCCGGCGCGCTGTACCCGATGAGCGGCCGCGTCGCCGAGGGTGACCAGGCCGCCGTCCAGGAGCCGGGCGTCTGCTTGGCGATCGACGGCCCCCGCGTCGGCGACCCCGTCGCCTGCTCCGGGCCGCACGCGCTGGAGACCGTCGGCATCATCGACATGGCCGCCGACTTCCCGAACGGCTTCCCCGCGGTCGCCGACCAGGACGCGTACCTGCAGCCCAAGTGCAACGAGCTCGCCGCGGCCTACGCGGGCGGCCCGACCGTCGTCACCGACAAGGGACTCACGGTCTACTGGAACAACATCAGCGAGGAGTCCTGGGCGGCCGGCACGTACCGGGCCAACTGCAACGTGGCGGCGCTGCTGCCCGACCGCAGCGGGTTCGCGCCGGTCACCGGGCCGGTCACCGGCGACGTCGTGATCGGCGATCAGCTGGCCCCGCCGGCCGAGAACACCCCCGATGCCGGCATCCCCGCGCCGTCGACGACCACGCCCGCCGCGCCGTCGAGCACCCCGCCCGCCGACGGGTCGACCACCCCGACCGACGGCGCACCCGCATCCGACGCACCGCCCGCCGAGGAGGCCCCGCCGGCGGAGGTGCCGGTCGAGGTACCGGTCCCGCTCGACGGGACGTGA
- a CDS encoding metallopeptidase family protein has translation MEMTRRRFEELVADALDTIPAELTRAMDNVVVLVEDRNTEDPDLLGLYEGIALTERTSSYGGVLPDRISVYQDAILSICSDADEVVHEVAVTVVHEVAHHFGIDEDTLHRLGWG, from the coding sequence ATGGAGATGACCCGGCGCCGCTTCGAGGAACTGGTCGCCGACGCACTGGACACGATCCCGGCCGAGCTGACCCGGGCGATGGACAACGTCGTGGTGCTCGTCGAGGACCGCAACACCGAGGACCCCGACCTGCTCGGGCTCTACGAGGGCATCGCACTGACCGAGCGCACCTCGTCCTACGGCGGGGTCCTGCCCGACCGGATCTCGGTCTACCAGGACGCGATCCTGTCCATCTGCTCCGACGCCGACGAGGTCGTGCACGAGGTCGCGGTCACGGTCGTGCACGAGGTGGCCCACCACTTCGGCATCGACGAGGACACCCTGCACCGCCTCGGCTGGGGCTGA
- a CDS encoding histidine phosphatase family protein — protein sequence MTRLILARHGQTDSNARRILDSAPPGPPLNALGLAQAAALGERLRGERIDVVHASVATRAQETATPVAATRGLDVGVVEGVHEVFCGDLEGRADDHARERFEAVYAAWLAGDLGAHLPGGESALDLRTRFLPAVEEITDGVDGTVLLASHGAAIRLASAALLGDTAETTYVPNTGLVILTGTPATGWTLEHWDTAAPVVGDVTAGGPAD from the coding sequence ATGACCCGCCTGATCCTCGCCCGGCACGGCCAGACCGACTCCAACGCCCGCCGCATCCTCGACTCCGCTCCGCCGGGCCCTCCGCTGAACGCACTCGGCCTGGCCCAGGCCGCTGCGCTCGGGGAGCGGCTGCGCGGCGAGCGGATCGACGTCGTGCACGCCTCGGTCGCGACCCGGGCGCAGGAGACCGCGACCCCGGTCGCCGCGACGCGCGGGCTGGACGTCGGCGTCGTCGAGGGCGTGCACGAGGTGTTCTGCGGTGACCTGGAGGGTCGCGCCGACGACCACGCCCGCGAACGGTTCGAGGCGGTCTACGCGGCGTGGCTCGCCGGTGACCTCGGGGCCCACCTGCCCGGCGGCGAGTCGGCCCTGGACCTGCGCACCCGCTTCCTGCCCGCCGTCGAGGAGATCACCGACGGCGTCGACGGGACGGTGCTGCTGGCCAGCCACGGCGCCGCCATCCGGCTCGCGAGCGCGGCACTGCTCGGCGACACCGCCGAGACCACCTACGTCCCCAACACCGGCCTGGTGATCCTCACCGGCACCCCGGCCACGGGGTGGACCCTGGAGCACTGGGACACCGCGGCCCCGGTGGTGGGCGACGTGACGGCGGGCGGCCCCGCCGACTGA
- the pheA gene encoding prephenate dehydratase — protein sequence MGRLAFLGPHATFTEQALRSLPESRGAELVPCAGSPAVLAAVRSGEADAGCVPIENSVEGAVGAVLDGLVGSPPLVIVREALVAVRFAVMVRAGTSTADIRRVGSHPHAVAQTRGWLAAHLPDAEVLLTTSTAEAAAQVARGDLDAAVAAPLAAEQHGLEIAVDDVADNPGAVTRFVLVAPPGKPPVPTGHDRTTFAATTRNEPGSLLGLLTELAVRGIDLTRIESRPIKDRHAEYWFHIDCTGHVADPAMGEALAALHRRCDEVRFLGSFPRAGTGATPTGTTDPAAPLGAATDTAFAEAQAWLDGLRAGTVG from the coding sequence GTGGGTCGACTGGCGTTCCTCGGGCCGCACGCCACGTTCACCGAGCAGGCGCTGCGGTCGCTCCCGGAGTCCCGCGGTGCCGAGCTGGTGCCGTGCGCGGGCAGCCCCGCGGTGCTCGCCGCGGTCCGCAGCGGTGAGGCCGACGCCGGCTGCGTCCCGATCGAGAACAGCGTCGAGGGGGCCGTCGGGGCGGTGCTCGACGGGCTCGTCGGCTCGCCGCCGCTGGTGATCGTCCGCGAGGCGCTGGTCGCCGTGCGGTTCGCCGTGATGGTGCGGGCGGGCACCTCGACCGCCGACATCCGGCGCGTCGGCTCGCACCCGCACGCGGTCGCGCAGACCCGCGGCTGGCTCGCCGCGCACCTGCCCGACGCGGAGGTGCTGCTCACGACGTCCACCGCGGAGGCCGCGGCGCAGGTCGCCCGCGGTGACCTCGACGCCGCGGTCGCCGCTCCGCTCGCCGCGGAGCAGCACGGGCTGGAGATCGCCGTCGACGACGTGGCCGACAACCCCGGCGCCGTCACGCGGTTCGTGCTCGTCGCCCCGCCCGGGAAGCCGCCCGTGCCGACGGGGCACGACCGCACGACGTTCGCCGCGACCACCCGCAACGAGCCGGGGTCGCTGCTCGGCCTGCTCACCGAGCTCGCCGTCCGCGGCATCGACCTCACACGCATCGAGTCGCGCCCGATCAAGGACCGGCACGCCGAGTACTGGTTCCACATCGACTGCACCGGCCACGTCGCCGATCCCGCGATGGGCGAGGCACTGGCCGCGCTGCACCGGCGCTGTGACGAGGTGCGCTTCCTCGGGTCCTTCCCGCGGGCGGGCACCGGCGCGACCCCGACGGGCACGACCGATCCCGCCGCCCCGCTCGGTGCCGCCACCGACACCGCGTTCGCCGAGGCCCAGGCGTGGCTCGACGGCCTGCGCGCCGGGACCGTCGGATGA
- a CDS encoding DUF2470 domain-containing protein, whose product MGTTRLRRPPAPTDAERARSLTVRGGGAAALVGTGSPIAHPRAHHVHADGSAILLLADGEPVLARLGDEPELAVMLELADPAPVDLREPVRGLLWITGHITPVEPERARRIAVGLVEHHPHPALLELGHGATMVRLTPGSAVLSDAEGTAALSPVDLAAARPDPFCRYEHQWLGHLERAHPEVFTALSRHLPPALRDLKDMRVRPLGVDRCGLRLRVETSDRDHDVRLAWEAPIETVAELRTQFQRMVGCPFRQP is encoded by the coding sequence TTGGGAACCACGCGCCTGCGGCGGCCACCCGCCCCGACCGACGCCGAACGCGCGCGCAGCCTCACCGTGCGCGGGGGCGGTGCGGCGGCGCTCGTCGGCACCGGTTCCCCGATCGCGCACCCCCGCGCGCACCACGTGCACGCCGACGGCTCGGCGATCCTGCTCCTCGCCGACGGCGAGCCGGTGCTCGCCCGACTGGGCGATGAGCCCGAGCTCGCCGTGATGCTGGAGCTCGCCGACCCCGCCCCCGTCGATCTGCGCGAACCGGTCCGCGGGCTGCTGTGGATCACCGGGCACATCACGCCGGTCGAGCCGGAACGGGCCCGGCGCATCGCCGTCGGGCTCGTCGAGCACCACCCGCACCCCGCCCTGCTCGAGCTCGGGCACGGCGCCACGATGGTGCGTCTGACGCCCGGATCCGCCGTCCTCTCCGACGCCGAGGGCACCGCCGCGCTCTCCCCCGTCGACCTCGCCGCAGCCCGGCCCGACCCGTTCTGCCGCTACGAGCACCAGTGGCTCGGGCATCTGGAGCGGGCGCACCCCGAGGTCTTCACCGCGCTGTCGCGGCACCTGCCGCCCGCGCTGCGCGACCTCAAGGACATGCGCGTGCGCCCGCTCGGCGTCGACCGCTGCGGCCTGCGCCTGCGCGTGGAGACCTCCGACCGCGACCACGACGTGCGGCTCGCCTGGGAGGCGCCGATCGAGACCGTCGCGGAGCTGCGGACGCAGTTCCAGCGGATGGTGGGGTGCCCGTTCCGGCAGCCGTGA
- a CDS encoding DUF3817 domain-containing protein, with protein MSIPTALRNYRIAAWVTGIGLIVLVFVAMPLKYFFDTPGPVAIVGVTHGFLYMLYIVCTLILAERVRAKPLEALVVLLAGTIPIASFVAERAVTRRVQALRPAA; from the coding sequence GTGTCGATCCCGACCGCTCTGCGCAACTACCGCATCGCCGCGTGGGTCACCGGCATCGGGCTGATCGTGCTGGTGTTCGTCGCGATGCCGCTCAAGTACTTCTTCGACACGCCCGGACCGGTCGCGATCGTCGGCGTGACGCACGGCTTCCTCTACATGCTCTACATCGTCTGCACGCTGATCCTGGCCGAGCGCGTGCGGGCGAAGCCGTTGGAGGCGCTGGTGGTGCTGCTCGCGGGCACCATCCCGATCGCGTCGTTCGTGGCCGAGCGCGCGGTGACCCGGCGCGTCCAGGCGCTGCGCCCCGCGGCCTGA
- a CDS encoding CPBP family intramembrane glutamic endopeptidase, with protein MLGTEVLVVLTVTLGLSAVRSALSLVDSLLQPTPLSEQQVALNAPAAQADLVDLALQLVRVLQLVGWGALGAYLLVRSGLALRAVGLDRTQPGRDALGVAGLAALIGIPGLGLYLVARALGVSLTIAPTTLDQTWWQLPVLILSAAANSWAEELVMVAYLITRLRQLGWSENGSLLAQALLRGAYHLYQGLGGFVGNVVMGVVFGRVWQRTNRLWMLVGAHALIDVVAFAGYALLAGKVGWLP; from the coding sequence ATGCTGGGCACCGAGGTGCTGGTGGTGCTCACCGTCACGCTCGGGCTCTCGGCGGTGCGCAGCGCGCTGAGCCTCGTCGACTCCCTGCTGCAGCCCACTCCGCTGTCCGAGCAGCAGGTCGCCCTCAACGCGCCCGCCGCGCAGGCCGACCTCGTCGACCTCGCCCTGCAGCTCGTGCGCGTGCTCCAGCTCGTCGGCTGGGGGGCGCTGGGGGCGTACCTGCTGGTCCGCAGCGGGCTCGCGCTGCGAGCCGTCGGGCTGGACCGCACGCAGCCCGGCCGCGACGCACTCGGTGTCGCCGGGCTCGCCGCACTCATCGGCATCCCCGGTCTCGGGCTCTACCTCGTTGCGCGCGCGCTCGGCGTCAGCCTGACGATCGCCCCGACCACGCTGGACCAGACCTGGTGGCAGCTCCCGGTCCTGATCCTCTCCGCCGCGGCGAACAGCTGGGCGGAGGAGCTCGTGATGGTGGCCTACCTGATCACCCGGCTGCGCCAGCTCGGCTGGTCGGAGAACGGCTCGCTGCTCGCCCAGGCGCTGCTGCGCGGGGCGTACCACCTCTACCAGGGGCTCGGCGGGTTCGTCGGCAACGTGGTGATGGGGGTGGTGTTCGGGCGGGTGTGGCAGCGCACGAACCGGCTGTGGATGCTCGTCGGCGCGCACGCCCTGATCGACGTCGTCGCGTTCGCCGGCTACGCGCTGCTGGCCGGCAAGGTCGGCTGGCTGCCCTGA
- a CDS encoding SDR family NAD(P)-dependent oxidoreductase yields MGLLDGKVVIVTGAGRGIGRGEALECAAQGAAVVVAEFDPSTGESVAKEIVAAGGRAVAASGDVADADVANSLVATALSEFGRLDALVNNAGILRDKTLAKLSDDDWDAVIRVHLRGHFLPTRAAVQHWKEAKQPGHVVHTASTSGILGNFGQTNYGAAKAGIAAFSTIVAMEGARGGITSNAIAPTALTAMTLDLMPQEFRDERDAAIARGEFDFFAPENVAPLVAFLCSDASSHISGKVFGVQGDSIEIFQPFTSVAEVKNDGKRWDPEDIGGRIDDLWTASGIQPGPENMMARMRYQILAL; encoded by the coding sequence ATGGGACTACTGGACGGCAAGGTCGTCATCGTCACGGGCGCCGGTCGCGGGATCGGCCGCGGCGAGGCGCTGGAGTGCGCGGCACAGGGCGCGGCCGTGGTCGTCGCCGAGTTCGACCCGAGCACGGGCGAGTCGGTGGCCAAGGAGATCGTCGCCGCAGGTGGGCGGGCCGTCGCCGCGAGCGGTGACGTCGCCGACGCCGACGTCGCGAACTCGCTCGTCGCCACCGCGCTGTCGGAGTTCGGGCGCCTCGACGCCCTGGTCAACAACGCCGGGATCCTGCGCGACAAGACGCTCGCCAAGCTGTCGGACGACGACTGGGACGCGGTGATCCGGGTGCACCTGCGCGGGCACTTCCTGCCCACGCGCGCGGCGGTGCAGCACTGGAAGGAGGCCAAGCAGCCCGGCCACGTCGTCCACACGGCGTCGACGTCGGGGATCCTGGGCAACTTCGGCCAGACCAACTACGGCGCGGCCAAGGCCGGCATCGCCGCGTTCTCCACGATCGTCGCGATGGAGGGCGCACGCGGGGGCATCACCTCGAACGCGATCGCCCCGACCGCGCTGACCGCCATGACGCTCGACCTCATGCCGCAGGAGTTCCGCGACGAGCGCGACGCCGCCATCGCCCGCGGCGAGTTCGACTTCTTCGCCCCGGAGAACGTCGCCCCGCTCGTCGCCTTCCTCTGCTCCGACGCCTCGTCGCACATCAGCGGCAAGGTCTTCGGTGTGCAGGGCGACAGCATCGAGATCTTCCAGCCGTTCACCAGCGTCGCGGAGGTCAAGAACGACGGGAAGCGCTGGGACCCCGAGGACATCGGCGGCCGCATCGACGACCTGTGGACCGCCAGCGGCATCCAGCCGGGGCCGGAGAACATGATGGCCCGGATGCGGTACCAGATCCTGGCCCTCTGA
- a CDS encoding ferritin, translating to MSAESKFPSLLRDQIRNEFTASQQYTAVAVYLDDQDLPQIAAHFYAQAIEERNHAMAMVQYLLDTDLPVHIPGVDDVRNDFSSVEDVVRLALAQEKAVTAQITALARTARDEGDYLGEQFMQWFLKEQVEEVASMSTLLTVVQRAGDNLFHIEDFVNRELKKGAGTADPTAPPVAGASA from the coding sequence ATGTCCGCGGAGTCGAAGTTCCCGTCGCTGCTCCGCGATCAGATCCGCAACGAGTTCACCGCGTCGCAGCAGTACACGGCGGTGGCCGTCTACCTCGACGACCAGGACCTCCCGCAGATCGCCGCGCACTTCTACGCCCAGGCGATCGAGGAACGCAACCACGCGATGGCGATGGTGCAGTACCTGCTCGACACCGATCTGCCCGTCCACATCCCGGGCGTCGACGACGTGCGCAACGACTTCTCCTCCGTGGAGGACGTCGTGCGGCTCGCGCTCGCGCAGGAGAAGGCGGTGACGGCGCAGATCACCGCGCTGGCCCGCACCGCGCGCGACGAGGGCGACTACCTCGGCGAGCAGTTCATGCAGTGGTTCCTCAAGGAGCAGGTGGAGGAGGTCGCGTCGATGTCCACCCTGCTCACGGTGGTGCAGCGGGCGGGCGACAACCTCTTCCACATCGAGGACTTCGTCAACCGCGAGCTGAAGAAGGGCGCCGGCACCGCCGACCCGACCGCACCACCGGTGGCCGGCGCCTCCGCCTAG
- a CDS encoding SDR family oxidoreductase, producing the protein MKTWFITGTSRGFGREWAIAALGRGDRVAATARDTASLDDLVTKYGDAILPISLDVTDHDAAFAAVAQAHGHFGRLDVVVNNAGYGQFGMVEELSEAESRQQIEANLFGTLWVTQAALPFLREQGSGHILQVSSIGGISAFPTVGIYHASKWAVEGFSQSLAQEVAGFGIKVTLIEPGGYATDWGGASAKHATPIEAYDSVREAANNRPSRRGTPGDPVATREAVLTLVDAEDPPLRAFFGEAPLAIAKADYESRLASWEKWQPLAVQAHGGRNS; encoded by the coding sequence ATGAAGACCTGGTTCATCACCGGCACGTCCCGCGGCTTCGGTCGCGAGTGGGCCATCGCCGCCCTCGGGCGCGGCGACCGTGTCGCCGCCACCGCCCGCGACACCGCGTCGCTCGACGACCTCGTCACGAAGTACGGCGACGCGATCCTCCCGATCTCGCTCGACGTCACCGACCACGACGCGGCGTTCGCCGCGGTCGCGCAGGCGCACGGGCACTTCGGGCGGCTCGACGTCGTCGTCAACAACGCGGGCTACGGCCAGTTCGGCATGGTCGAGGAGCTGTCCGAGGCCGAGTCGCGCCAGCAGATCGAGGCCAACCTGTTCGGCACGCTCTGGGTGACCCAGGCGGCGCTGCCGTTCCTGCGCGAGCAGGGCAGCGGGCACATCCTGCAGGTCAGCTCCATCGGCGGGATCTCCGCATTCCCGACCGTCGGGATCTACCACGCGTCGAAGTGGGCCGTGGAGGGCTTCAGCCAGTCCCTCGCGCAGGAGGTGGCCGGCTTCGGCATCAAGGTCACCCTGATCGAGCCGGGCGGCTACGCCACCGACTGGGGCGGCGCGTCGGCGAAGCACGCCACCCCGATCGAGGCCTACGACTCCGTGCGCGAGGCGGCGAACAACCGCCCGAGCCGTCGGGGAACCCCGGGCGACCCGGTGGCCACCCGCGAGGCCGTGCTCACCCTCGTCGACGCCGAGGACCCGCCGCTGCGCGCGTTCTTCGGAGAGGCCCCGCTGGCCATCGCGAAGGCCGACTACGAGTCGCGCCTCGCGAGCTGGGAGAAGTGGCAGCCGCTGGCCGTGCAGGCCCACGGCGGCCGGAACTCCTAG
- a CDS encoding SDR family NAD(P)-dependent oxidoreductase, whose amino-acid sequence MTTIAIIGAGRGLGAAVARRFGAEGFSVALISRNQVRVDALADDLNSEGVPARGFTADVRDPASLSAVLERVAEELGPIEVLQYSPLPQKDFMRPVLETTPADLVGPIEFSIYGPVAAVHQVIPGMRFLGENRGTVLFVNGGSAVTPGRNVTGTSVAFAGQAAYAQLLHEVLGEEGIQVSQLIIPGAIVAGDPEKDPAVLAGHLWDLHSKRDRFRHTIGKD is encoded by the coding sequence ATGACCACCATCGCGATCATCGGAGCAGGACGCGGCCTCGGGGCCGCCGTCGCGCGGCGGTTCGGGGCCGAGGGCTTCTCCGTCGCGCTCATCTCCCGCAACCAGGTGCGGGTCGACGCCCTGGCCGATGACCTGAACTCCGAGGGCGTCCCCGCGCGCGGGTTCACCGCCGACGTCCGGGACCCGGCGTCGCTCTCGGCCGTCCTGGAGCGGGTGGCCGAGGAGCTCGGGCCGATCGAGGTCCTGCAGTACAGCCCGCTGCCGCAGAAGGACTTCATGCGGCCGGTGCTGGAGACGACCCCCGCCGACCTCGTCGGGCCGATCGAGTTCTCGATCTACGGCCCGGTCGCGGCCGTGCACCAGGTGATCCCGGGGATGCGCTTCCTCGGGGAGAACCGGGGCACCGTCCTGTTCGTCAACGGCGGGTCCGCCGTGACGCCCGGTCGCAACGTCACCGGTACGTCCGTGGCGTTCGCCGGCCAGGCGGCCTACGCCCAGCTGCTGCACGAGGTGCTCGGCGAGGAGGGCATCCAGGTATCGCAGCTGATCATCCCGGGCGCGATCGTCGCCGGGGATCCGGAGAAGGACCCCGCGGTGCTCGCCGGGCACCTCTGGGACCTGCACAGCAAGCGCGACCGTTTCCGCCACACCATCGGGAAGGACTGA
- a CDS encoding DUF5926 family protein, producing MAKKTRVAAPAGENPRRPCPCGSGKRFKACHGAGDDIIVTRPFEGLAVECDLVALREFLPSATAPLTLRTPADRPVVIASVLPGASAALVRPSGEVLLGMQVQTRSGDLSADLARALEWGLAAEPGTALPNVGPALTGTDRLQDLVDVDAPLDLTVHGDFAWWVAPEDGSEPTAEVLATVERANAVIMPTEAVEGDGVRAAYWVDTGTKAHLRWVRPEPEERLIAALARLQARGQLGMGEGTKYAGSFRAHGLLVPVWDLDRELHPSEWSKPVTDFAAGLETALADTAPLTSDERRARDALAGKQVTLR from the coding sequence ATGGCGAAGAAGACACGTGTTGCGGCCCCGGCGGGGGAGAACCCGCGCCGCCCCTGCCCCTGCGGCTCCGGCAAGCGCTTCAAGGCCTGCCACGGCGCGGGTGACGACATCATCGTCACCCGCCCGTTCGAGGGCCTGGCCGTGGAGTGCGACCTCGTCGCCCTCCGCGAGTTCCTGCCGTCGGCCACCGCGCCCCTGACGCTGCGGACGCCGGCCGACCGGCCCGTCGTCATCGCGTCGGTGCTGCCCGGTGCGTCGGCCGCGCTGGTCCGGCCGAGCGGGGAGGTCCTGCTCGGCATGCAGGTCCAGACCCGGTCCGGCGACCTGTCCGCCGACCTCGCGCGCGCCCTCGAATGGGGTCTCGCGGCCGAGCCGGGCACCGCGCTGCCGAACGTCGGCCCCGCCCTGACCGGCACCGACCGGCTGCAGGACCTCGTCGACGTCGACGCCCCGCTCGACCTCACCGTGCACGGCGACTTCGCCTGGTGGGTGGCCCCCGAGGACGGGAGCGAGCCCACCGCTGAGGTGTTGGCCACCGTCGAGCGTGCCAACGCCGTCATCATGCCGACGGAGGCGGTCGAGGGCGACGGCGTCCGCGCCGCCTACTGGGTCGACACCGGCACCAAGGCGCACCTGCGCTGGGTTCGCCCGGAGCCGGAGGAGCGGCTCATCGCGGCGCTCGCCCGGCTGCAGGCCCGCGGGCAGCTCGGCATGGGCGAGGGCACGAAGTACGCGGGCTCCTTCCGCGCGCACGGCCTGCTCGTCCCGGTCTGGGACCTCGATCGCGAGCTGCACCCGTCGGAATGGTCGAAGCCGGTCACCGACTTCGCCGCGGGTCTGGAGACGGCGCTCGCCGACACCGCCCCGCTCACCTCCGACGAGCGCCGTGCCCGCGACGCCCTCGCGGGGAAACAGGTCACACTCCGCTAG